In the Pseudonocardia cypriaca genome, one interval contains:
- a CDS encoding DUF5995 family protein has product MGEIAREPATTGSTQRLAELAGDSPPTSIPEVVKRLAEIRDYAASTSLLGENDGIAAFSKLYHIITSRVGDMVESGEFSSSPFLVQLDIEFAERYFQALRRYAADIHTAPGVWRVLFDNRSDPKVPPVNFAVLGVNAHINFDLAHALVATWRHIGPDGDVAEREQFHDYRLVNEVFETEMDGLREELDSLFSLGPDGAPWDVGANWLADLVVTFTRDLAWDEAKRVWKAGASPEVCKASERRLDAMATFLSEGVLRLPLPF; this is encoded by the coding sequence ATGGGAGAGATCGCGCGCGAGCCGGCGACGACGGGGAGCACGCAGCGCCTGGCCGAGCTGGCGGGGGACTCGCCGCCGACGTCGATCCCCGAGGTCGTCAAGCGGCTCGCGGAGATCCGGGACTACGCGGCGAGCACGTCGCTGCTCGGGGAGAACGACGGCATCGCCGCCTTCTCGAAGCTCTACCACATCATCACCAGCCGCGTGGGCGACATGGTCGAGAGCGGGGAGTTCAGCTCGTCGCCGTTCCTCGTGCAGCTCGACATCGAGTTCGCCGAGCGGTACTTCCAGGCCCTGCGCCGCTACGCCGCCGACATCCACACGGCGCCCGGGGTGTGGCGGGTGCTGTTCGACAACCGCAGCGACCCGAAGGTGCCGCCCGTCAACTTCGCGGTGCTCGGCGTCAACGCCCACATCAACTTCGACCTCGCGCACGCGCTCGTCGCGACCTGGCGCCACATCGGCCCGGACGGCGACGTGGCGGAGCGGGAGCAGTTCCACGACTACCGCCTCGTCAACGAGGTGTTCGAGACCGAGATGGACGGGCTGCGCGAGGAGCTCGACTCCCTCTTCTCCCTCGGCCCGGACGGGGCGCCGTGGGACGTCGGGGCGAACTGGCTGGCCGACCTCGTCGTGACGTTCACCCGTGACCTCGCGTGGGACGAGGCGAAGCGGGTGTGGAAGGCCGGAGCGTCTCCCGAGGTCTGCAAGGCGTCCGAACGCAGGCTCGACGCGATGGCGACGTTCCTGAGCGAAGGTGTGCTGCGCTTGCCGCTCCCTTTCTGA
- a CDS encoding DUF503 domain-containing protein: MFVGALELDVLLGDVHSLKQKRSVVRPVLAELRRKFEVAVSEAGHLELHRRALLGIACVAADSGHVTEVLDRCERLVAARPELELLSARHRLLGPED, translated from the coding sequence ATGTTCGTCGGAGCTTTGGAGCTGGACGTCCTCCTCGGGGACGTCCACTCGCTCAAACAGAAGAGATCCGTGGTCCGGCCCGTGCTGGCCGAGCTGCGCCGGAAGTTCGAGGTGGCCGTCTCCGAGGCGGGACACCTCGAACTGCACCGGCGCGCGCTGCTCGGCATCGCGTGCGTCGCGGCCGATTCCGGACACGTCACCGAGGTACTCGACCGGTGCGAGCGGCTGGTCGCCGCGCGTCCCGAGCTCGAGCTCCTCTCGGCCCGGCACCGGCTGCTGGGCCCGGAGGACTAG
- a CDS encoding MATE family efflux transporter, which yields MTGAPDQVPAREVLRLAAPALPVLAAEPLYLLVDTAVVGRLGAVSLAGLAVAGVVFAQVTGQLIFLSYGTTSRAARLHGAGRHGDAVGEGVQATWLAVGIGLLLLGVGQLVARPVTEALGDGGVIADEATAWLRVALWGAPMVLVTLAGNGWMRGVQDTARPLRYVLAGNGLSLVLCPALVHGAGLGLVGSAIANVAGQTVGATLFLVALVRAARAGGVSMRPAPAVLRAQLALARDLLARSLAFQACFLSAAAVATRFGAATVAAHQIVLQLWFFQALVLDAVAIAAQSLVGAALGSPDRGAERARAIAGQVTRYGIVLGIGFGVLFAALAGVLPPLFTPDPAVLAAVPVPWWFFTAMQPIAGVVFAIDGVLLGAGDAAFLRTSTLAAAVIGFLPPIWASLAFGWGLAGIWSGLAMFMVIRLVAVGLRARGGHWAVTGAVRS from the coding sequence ATGACCGGCGCACCGGATCAGGTCCCCGCGCGGGAGGTGCTGCGGCTCGCCGCTCCCGCGCTCCCGGTGCTCGCAGCCGAACCGCTGTACCTGCTGGTCGACACCGCGGTGGTCGGGCGGCTGGGGGCGGTGTCGCTGGCCGGGCTCGCCGTGGCCGGGGTCGTGTTCGCCCAGGTCACCGGCCAGCTGATCTTCCTGTCGTACGGCACGACCTCCCGGGCGGCCCGGCTGCACGGCGCCGGCCGGCACGGGGACGCCGTGGGGGAGGGCGTGCAGGCCACGTGGCTGGCGGTCGGCATCGGGCTGCTGCTGCTCGGGGTCGGTCAGCTCGTCGCGCGGCCGGTCACCGAGGCCCTCGGCGACGGGGGCGTGATCGCCGACGAGGCCACCGCGTGGCTCCGCGTCGCCCTGTGGGGCGCTCCCATGGTGCTGGTCACCCTCGCCGGGAACGGCTGGATGCGCGGCGTGCAGGACACCGCCCGCCCGCTGCGTTACGTGCTCGCGGGCAACGGGCTGTCGCTGGTGCTCTGCCCGGCGCTGGTGCACGGGGCAGGGCTCGGGCTGGTCGGTTCCGCCATCGCCAACGTCGCCGGCCAGACCGTGGGTGCCACGCTGTTCCTGGTGGCGCTCGTGCGGGCGGCCCGAGCGGGCGGGGTGTCGATGCGCCCGGCGCCCGCGGTGCTGCGCGCGCAGCTGGCACTCGCCCGTGACCTGCTCGCCCGCAGCCTCGCCTTCCAGGCGTGCTTCCTGTCCGCGGCGGCCGTCGCCACGCGGTTCGGGGCGGCCACCGTCGCCGCCCACCAGATCGTGCTGCAGCTGTGGTTCTTCCAGGCGCTCGTGCTCGACGCGGTGGCGATCGCCGCGCAGTCGCTGGTCGGCGCCGCGCTCGGCTCACCCGACCGCGGTGCGGAGCGGGCCAGGGCGATCGCCGGCCAGGTGACCCGCTACGGGATCGTGCTCGGGATCGGCTTCGGGGTGCTGTTCGCGGCGCTCGCCGGCGTGCTGCCGCCGCTGTTCACCCCGGACCCGGCGGTGCTGGCGGCCGTGCCGGTGCCGTGGTGGTTCTTCACGGCCATGCAGCCGATCGCCGGGGTCGTGTTCGCGATCGACGGCGTGCTGCTCGGCGCGGGCGACGCGGCGTTCCTGCGCACGTCCACGCTCGCCGCGGCCGTGATCGGGTTCCTCCCGCCGATCTGGGCGTCGCTGGCGTTCGGCTGGGGTCTCGCCGGCATCTGGTCCGGGCTGGCCATGTTCATGGTGATCCGCCTCGTCGCCGTGGGTCTGCGGGCGCGCGGAGGTCACTGGGCCGTGACAGGTGCCGTTCGTTCCTGA
- the rbfA gene encoding 30S ribosome-binding factor RbfA, producing the protein MVDHARARRLSKRITQIVAAALEHEVKDPRLKMVTITDTRVTGDLREATVYYTVLGERVDADPDAAGAAAALASATGVLRSMVGAGTGIRHTPSLVFVPDQVPDEARRMEELLARTRESDAEVARLAASARPAGDPDPYRVPREHDGADEE; encoded by the coding sequence GTGGTGGACCACGCCCGCGCGCGGCGGCTTTCGAAGCGGATCACGCAGATCGTGGCGGCCGCTCTCGAGCACGAGGTGAAGGACCCTCGGCTGAAGATGGTGACCATCACCGACACCCGGGTCACCGGCGACCTGCGCGAGGCCACCGTGTACTACACGGTGCTGGGGGAGCGCGTCGACGCCGACCCGGACGCCGCAGGCGCCGCCGCGGCCCTCGCCAGCGCCACCGGTGTGCTGCGCTCGATGGTCGGGGCCGGCACCGGGATCCGGCACACCCCGTCGCTCGTGTTCGTGCCCGACCAGGTGCCGGACGAGGCCCGCCGCATGGAGGAGCTGCTCGCCCGCACCCGCGAGTCGGACGCCGAGGTCGCCCGGCTGGCGGCGTCGGCCCGCCCGGCGGGCGACCCGGACCCGTACCGGGTGCCGAGGGAGCACGACGGGGCGGACGAGGAGTGA
- a CDS encoding substrate-binding domain-containing protein — protein MAAFWEPVLSVLQEFGLPGLLATLGLFVAALLGRLYVGRRRLVWEEELNTKIGLEPFGPHNSPDLRLFNSITVLVVKFRNAGWSAINASDYRTRPQVTLVGRSIVDFRASAVTPISLEDEIQLRIEKGGRVDDNAERTGWVVGPAANDPNEHDQARVIRDGLTQHDLRQTLPNALQAAASPAERERRRRLVLPPLAIPRGGQFRLIICCRDDDPGNRQREYIVRGAVDNLLPFDRRVVERGRRRKVFSLTRVLVAAIVALAVALVVVITVPRTPPQFCGSGAIVVTGSSAFVPVVARAARPYVTACPQAKVTDVVSSSHEGIRALLRPDAKRDSTLVLSDGIGDDPTGQLQRQAIAVLIYAVVVNDDAGVDALTVEQIRGIMSGRLTSWAQLGGAECRSGSSVAAPTRAAGPPSSGTCCRRPSHASPPTTARSATGCRPTRSSAASGPPPMRCYGRSLRYPARSGTPTPRRRVPIPA, from the coding sequence GTGGCGGCCTTCTGGGAGCCCGTGTTGTCCGTGCTGCAGGAGTTCGGGCTGCCCGGGCTCCTCGCGACGCTCGGCCTGTTCGTCGCGGCCCTGCTCGGCAGGCTCTACGTCGGTCGACGCCGGCTGGTGTGGGAGGAAGAGCTCAACACGAAGATCGGGCTGGAGCCGTTCGGACCGCACAACTCGCCCGACCTGCGCTTGTTCAACTCCATCACGGTCCTGGTCGTCAAGTTCCGCAACGCGGGCTGGAGCGCGATCAACGCGTCCGACTACCGCACCCGGCCGCAGGTCACGTTGGTGGGGCGCTCCATCGTCGACTTCCGCGCCTCGGCGGTCACGCCCATCTCCCTCGAGGACGAGATCCAGCTGAGGATCGAGAAGGGAGGGCGGGTCGACGACAACGCGGAGCGCACCGGGTGGGTCGTCGGCCCGGCCGCGAACGACCCGAACGAGCACGACCAGGCGCGCGTCATCCGGGACGGGCTCACCCAGCACGACCTGCGGCAGACCCTTCCGAACGCGCTCCAGGCGGCCGCGTCGCCCGCCGAGCGGGAGCGGCGGCGCCGGCTCGTCCTCCCGCCGCTCGCGATCCCGCGCGGGGGGCAGTTCCGGCTCATCATCTGCTGCCGGGACGACGACCCGGGCAACCGGCAGCGGGAGTACATCGTCCGTGGGGCGGTGGACAACCTGCTGCCGTTCGACCGGCGGGTCGTCGAACGCGGTCGCAGGCGGAAGGTGTTCTCCCTGACCCGCGTCCTGGTGGCGGCGATCGTCGCGCTGGCGGTCGCCCTGGTGGTCGTGATCACGGTGCCCCGCACGCCGCCGCAGTTCTGCGGTTCCGGCGCGATCGTCGTGACCGGTTCGAGCGCGTTCGTCCCGGTCGTCGCGAGGGCCGCGCGGCCCTACGTCACCGCGTGCCCCCAGGCGAAGGTCACCGACGTCGTGTCCTCCAGCCACGAGGGGATTCGCGCGCTGCTGCGGCCCGACGCGAAGCGGGACTCCACGCTCGTCCTGTCCGACGGCATCGGCGACGATCCGACCGGCCAGCTGCAGCGTCAGGCGATCGCCGTGCTGATCTACGCGGTCGTCGTCAACGACGATGCCGGCGTCGACGCGCTGACCGTCGAACAGATCCGCGGGATCATGTCGGGCCGGCTGACGTCGTGGGCCCAGCTGGGCGGTGCGGAGTGCCGATCCGGATCGTCGGTCGCGGCCCCGACTCGGGCAGCAGGGCCGCCTTCGAGCGGTACGTGCTGCAGGAGGCCGAGCCACGCGAGTCCTCCGACAACTGCACGGAGCGCGACCGGGTGCCGGCCGACCCGGTCATCCGCTGCGAGCGGTCCTCCACCGATGAGGTGCTACGGCAGGTCGCTGCGGTACCCGGCGCGATCGGGTACGCCGACGCCGAGGCGGCGGGTGCCCATCCCGGCCTGA
- a CDS encoding class I SAM-dependent methyltransferase — MTSDTTPDADARSARRAFLAAALRRPATMGAIAPSSPRLGAVLASVVPRTGEPVVVELGPGTGAVSAVISERLPDGARHLAVELDPAMVEFLRRTHPGLDVVQGNAADLGKLLAERGIGRVDAVICGLPWALFDDATQTELLGEISRVIGDHGAFTTFAYLHGMTLGAARRFRRRLRATFDEVLVSATVWRNLPPAFVYVCRRPRHEG, encoded by the coding sequence ATGACGTCCGACACCACCCCTGACGCGGACGCGCGTTCCGCCCGTCGCGCCTTCCTCGCCGCGGCGCTGCGCCGCCCGGCGACGATGGGCGCGATCGCGCCGAGCTCCCCGCGGCTCGGTGCGGTGCTCGCGTCGGTGGTGCCCCGCACCGGGGAACCGGTGGTCGTCGAGCTGGGGCCGGGCACCGGTGCGGTGAGTGCGGTGATCTCCGAGCGGCTCCCCGACGGCGCCCGGCACCTCGCCGTCGAGCTCGACCCCGCCATGGTCGAGTTCCTGCGCCGCACCCACCCCGGCCTGGACGTCGTGCAGGGCAACGCGGCCGACCTCGGCAAGCTGCTCGCCGAGCGGGGGATCGGGCGGGTGGACGCGGTGATCTGCGGCCTGCCGTGGGCGCTCTTCGACGACGCCACCCAGACCGAGCTGCTCGGTGAGATCAGCCGGGTGATCGGCGACCACGGCGCCTTCACCACGTTCGCCTACCTGCACGGCATGACGCTCGGGGCCGCGCGCCGGTTCCGGCGGCGCCTGCGCGCCACCTTCGACGAGGTGCTGGTGAGCGCCACGGTCTGGCGCAACCTGCCGCCCGCGTTCGTCTACGTGTGCCGCCGCCCCCGTCACGAGGGATGA
- a CDS encoding DHH family phosphoesterase, producing MNGATGDRAVAEAAAVLGGAHEVTLLAHIDPDADALGSALALGIALHRRGARVQVAFASPERVPESLAPLDALGLLVPPAEVTTAPAVLVSCDAAEPRRLGRLARLLDTAACTVMLDHHATNPGFGDIQVLDPGAEATVVLAHRVLVEMGAPVDADVARCLYAGLVTDTRGFRTAGPAAYRLAAELVEAGADPAVLTRTLMDSHPFTWFEGLGGALARAVLEPSGLLHTTIPLADVRRYRPEEIDSVVEVLRTAVEAEVVASIMQVDERRWRVSLRSAGAVDVAAVATALGGGGHAMAAGFTREGTEQDVLAAIRAAMPHYGERSEPNGGSLHDVRHHP from the coding sequence GTGAACGGCGCCACCGGGGACCGCGCCGTGGCGGAGGCTGCGGCCGTCCTCGGCGGCGCCCACGAGGTCACGCTCCTGGCCCACATCGACCCCGACGCCGACGCGCTGGGAAGCGCGCTGGCGCTCGGGATCGCGCTGCACCGGCGGGGCGCTCGCGTGCAGGTGGCGTTCGCGTCGCCGGAGCGGGTGCCCGAGTCCCTCGCACCGCTCGACGCGCTCGGGCTGCTGGTTCCGCCCGCCGAGGTGACCACGGCGCCCGCGGTGCTCGTCAGCTGCGACGCGGCCGAGCCGCGCCGGCTCGGCCGACTCGCCCGGCTGCTCGACACGGCCGCCTGCACGGTGATGCTCGACCACCACGCCACCAACCCCGGCTTCGGCGACATCCAGGTGCTCGACCCCGGCGCCGAGGCGACCGTGGTGCTCGCTCACCGGGTGCTCGTCGAGATGGGAGCGCCGGTCGACGCCGACGTGGCCCGCTGCCTCTACGCCGGGCTCGTCACCGACACCCGCGGCTTCCGCACGGCCGGACCCGCGGCGTACCGGCTCGCCGCGGAGCTGGTGGAGGCGGGCGCCGATCCGGCGGTCCTGACGAGGACGCTGATGGACAGCCATCCCTTCACCTGGTTCGAGGGGCTCGGCGGCGCGCTCGCCCGGGCCGTGCTCGAGCCGTCGGGGCTGCTTCACACCACGATCCCCCTCGCCGACGTGCGCCGGTACCGTCCTGAGGAGATCGACAGCGTCGTCGAGGTGCTCCGGACGGCCGTGGAGGCCGAGGTGGTGGCCTCCATCATGCAGGTCGACGAGCGGCGGTGGCGGGTGTCGCTCCGCTCGGCAGGCGCGGTGGACGTGGCCGCGGTCGCCACCGCGCTCGGTGGAGGTGGCCACGCGATGGCGGCCGGTTTCACGCGCGAGGGCACCGAGCAGGACGTCCTGGCCGCGATCCGCGCAGCCATGCCCCACTACGGTGAGCGAAGCGAACCAAACGGAGGAAGCCTGCATGACGTCCGACACCACCCCTGA
- a CDS encoding helix-turn-helix transcriptional regulator — protein sequence MTERWPVRPLVGRGEDLGELLAALESVRQGRMATIFLSGDAGVGKTRLVQELVGRAEGTGATVLLGAATDIAESPPFWPVASALRAALRSPRGDHVRRLLEPWSDQLDELLALGPALPAPLARVQTLELLHRVVLRLALESVLVVVVEDVQWADRSTLDLIAYLVANLADERLLLVGTCRTEPGVESSTHPARTVIRELARHRQVRTIEVPPLRRDAVAELVAAAEPGRPDLVELVWMRSAGNAFIAEETLRAAVDGDPTGLPTTLRELVLSRLDRLSAPALRTVRAVALADGPLPHRLLEAVLDGEPWLLDALRESVDAGVVVVDAAADGYRLRHGLMTDVVAGELLPGERMDLHRRYATALESEWARELPGRAARLAHHWYGAGDRLRAAVAAVAAAEAADRVRGYAEAHRHWLRAAQLAGEVAAPPVPRVTCLERAAEAAHLAGDADQAVALLAERLDLLDPPDDPGAPHIEAALLHACTGQYLVAAGRGAEAAEAFGRATTALPADGAERERADVLGGHASALWTAGDYAAAHETAGRALALARRIGLAVQEARALATLGFGLAYLQDPVAGEAALRESIAVAERAGEPLEIARAHRSLAELLSGPLNDLDRGIAIARAGAARARELGLARSAGAGLLAVAANGLFRIGRWDEADDTIAEAWELAPAGAEALELRLARARLHIGRGRFGPAEDDLEAVGALSVATLGPRYRLPLLTLWAGLAMWEERPDHALDHVAAGLDVVERGSDDVWLVAPLLWHGARARAELTRLGLRRPDDGTDARLRRHAAALARVAAASVPAVRDVVLGFLDMAAAEDGRAAGRSDPQAWERVAETWRERRQPYPAAYAHLRRAEALLATRASSTAAAESLRRAGQIARELGATPFLAEIADLADRARVRIDEPEPAAEPARPDVPDDELAALTARELEVLTELACGHTNREIAQRLFISEKTVGVHISRIYAKLDVHSRVQASAVLMRARPQLGRGQRS from the coding sequence GTGACCGAGCGATGGCCCGTGCGCCCCTTGGTCGGCAGGGGCGAGGACCTCGGCGAGCTCCTGGCCGCGCTGGAGTCGGTGCGACAGGGCCGGATGGCCACGATCTTCCTCAGCGGCGACGCGGGCGTCGGCAAGACGCGCCTCGTGCAGGAGCTCGTCGGGAGGGCCGAGGGCACCGGGGCCACCGTGCTGCTCGGCGCGGCCACCGACATCGCGGAGAGCCCGCCCTTCTGGCCGGTGGCCTCCGCGCTGCGCGCCGCGCTGCGCTCGCCGCGGGGCGACCACGTGCGGCGGCTGCTCGAGCCGTGGTCCGACCAGCTGGACGAGCTGCTCGCGCTGGGGCCTGCGCTCCCCGCACCGCTCGCCCGGGTGCAGACCCTCGAGCTCCTGCACCGCGTGGTGCTGAGGCTCGCGCTGGAGTCGGTCCTGGTGGTCGTCGTCGAGGACGTGCAATGGGCGGACCGGTCCACCCTCGACCTGATCGCATACCTCGTTGCCAACCTCGCCGACGAGCGGCTGCTGCTCGTCGGGACCTGCCGCACCGAACCGGGCGTCGAGTCGTCCACCCACCCCGCCCGCACCGTGATCCGGGAGCTCGCGCGGCACCGCCAGGTGCGCACGATCGAGGTGCCGCCGCTGCGCCGCGACGCCGTGGCGGAGCTGGTGGCGGCCGCGGAACCGGGACGTCCCGACCTCGTCGAGCTCGTGTGGATGCGGTCGGCCGGCAACGCGTTCATCGCGGAGGAGACGCTGCGGGCCGCGGTGGACGGCGACCCCACCGGCCTGCCGACCACCCTGCGCGAGCTCGTGCTCTCCCGCCTCGATCGACTCTCCGCGCCCGCGCTGCGGACGGTGCGGGCGGTGGCGCTCGCCGACGGACCGCTGCCGCACCGGCTGCTCGAAGCCGTGCTCGACGGCGAGCCGTGGCTGCTCGACGCGCTCCGGGAGAGCGTGGACGCGGGGGTGGTCGTCGTGGACGCCGCGGCCGACGGCTACCGGCTGCGGCACGGGCTGATGACCGACGTGGTCGCAGGCGAGCTCCTGCCGGGGGAGCGGATGGACCTGCACCGCCGCTACGCCACGGCGCTGGAGTCCGAGTGGGCCCGCGAGTTGCCCGGGCGCGCCGCCCGCCTGGCACACCACTGGTACGGCGCGGGGGACCGGCTGCGGGCCGCGGTCGCAGCGGTGGCGGCGGCCGAGGCGGCCGACCGGGTGCGCGGCTACGCGGAGGCGCACCGGCACTGGCTGCGCGCCGCGCAGCTCGCCGGGGAGGTGGCCGCGCCGCCCGTCCCGCGCGTCACGTGCCTTGAGCGCGCGGCCGAGGCCGCCCACCTGGCCGGCGACGCCGACCAGGCCGTCGCGCTGCTGGCCGAACGGCTCGACCTGCTCGACCCGCCGGACGACCCGGGCGCCCCGCACATCGAGGCCGCGCTGCTGCACGCGTGCACGGGTCAGTACCTGGTGGCCGCCGGGCGGGGAGCGGAGGCCGCCGAGGCGTTCGGCCGCGCCACGACGGCGCTCCCGGCCGACGGGGCCGAGCGCGAGCGGGCCGACGTGCTCGGCGGTCACGCGTCGGCGCTGTGGACCGCGGGCGACTACGCGGCGGCCCACGAGACCGCCGGGCGGGCACTGGCGCTCGCCCGCCGGATCGGCCTAGCCGTGCAGGAGGCGCGGGCGCTCGCGACGCTCGGCTTCGGGCTCGCCTACCTGCAGGATCCGGTGGCCGGCGAGGCGGCGCTGCGCGAGTCGATCGCGGTGGCCGAGCGGGCGGGTGAGCCGCTGGAGATCGCGCGCGCCCACCGCAGCCTCGCCGAGCTGCTGTCCGGCCCCCTGAACGACCTGGACCGGGGGATCGCCATCGCCCGGGCGGGCGCCGCGCGCGCCCGCGAGCTTGGGCTCGCGCGGAGCGCCGGGGCGGGCCTGCTCGCCGTGGCCGCCAACGGCCTGTTCCGCATCGGGCGCTGGGACGAGGCGGACGACACGATCGCCGAGGCATGGGAGCTCGCCCCGGCCGGCGCGGAGGCCCTCGAGCTGCGGCTGGCGCGCGCCCGCCTGCACATCGGGCGCGGCCGGTTCGGCCCGGCCGAGGACGACCTGGAGGCGGTGGGCGCCCTCTCGGTTGCCACGCTCGGCCCGCGCTACCGGCTCCCGCTGCTCACGCTGTGGGCCGGCCTCGCGATGTGGGAGGAACGCCCCGACCACGCGCTCGACCACGTCGCGGCCGGGCTCGACGTCGTCGAGCGGGGTTCGGACGACGTCTGGCTCGTGGCCCCGCTGCTCTGGCACGGTGCGCGCGCCCGCGCCGAGCTCACCCGGCTCGGACTGCGGCGGCCCGACGACGGCACCGACGCCCGGCTGCGCCGGCACGCCGCCGCGCTGGCCCGCGTCGCGGCGGCGTCCGTTCCCGCGGTCCGCGACGTCGTGCTGGGGTTCCTGGACATGGCCGCCGCCGAGGACGGGCGCGCCGCGGGACGGTCCGACCCGCAGGCCTGGGAACGCGTCGCCGAGACGTGGCGGGAGCGCCGGCAGCCCTACCCGGCGGCCTACGCCCACCTCCGCCGGGCGGAGGCCCTGCTCGCCACGCGCGCCAGCTCGACGGCAGCGGCCGAGTCGCTGCGCCGCGCCGGGCAGATCGCCCGCGAGCTCGGCGCCACCCCGTTCCTCGCCGAGATCGCCGACCTGGCGGACCGGGCGCGGGTGCGCATCGACGAACCGGAGCCCGCGGCCGAACCGGCCCGGCCGGACGTCCCCGACGACGAGCTCGCCGCCCTCACCGCCCGCGAGCTGGAGGTGCTCACGGAGCTCGCCTGCGGGCACACCAACCGGGAGATCGCGCAGCGGCTGTTCATCAGCGAGAAGACCGTCGGGGTCCACATCAGCCGCATCTACGCGAAGCTCGACGTACACAGCCGCGTGCAGGCGAGCGCCGTGCTGATGCGTGCGCGGCCACAGCTGGGCCGCGGGCAGCGGTCCTAG
- a CDS encoding ABC-F family ATP-binding cassette domain-containing protein: protein MGHIEAMAVEHVLPDGRTLFSDVSFRVGDGAKVALVGPNGAGKTTLLRMVAGELTPVSGSIARSGGLGVMRQFIGSISDGSSLADLALSLAPPAVRAAGERLRAAERALDEGERSQLRYADALAAWGEAGGYGAEVEFDTAAVAALGLPWDRVRDRPVATLSGGEQKRFALELLLRGPDEVLLLDEPDNFLDVPGKRWLEERLAESPKSVLYVSHDRELLARTAERVVTVEAGSARTHFRGATAAAKQGGGSPGTAWVHPGGFASWHAARVARHDRLDELRRRWDEERAKLERLVAYYKAKAAYNDGMSSRLQAARTRLAKFLEAGPPPEKPRDQNVRMRLRGSRTGKRAVVCEQLELDGLTYPFDLEVWFGDRVAVLGGNGTGKSHFLRLLARGGTDPEPGSVPASGLALAPVAHGGVARLGARVRPGHFSQTHDRPELAGRAPLDVLVGGDADRPGMTRGDAMKALARYELADQAEQRFDTLSGGQQARVLVLLLELSGATLLLLDEPTDNLDLASAEALEQALVAFEGTVLAVTHDRWFTRSFDRFLLFAGDGEVRETPEPVWEPQDRTALHA, encoded by the coding sequence GTGGGACACATCGAGGCGATGGCCGTCGAGCACGTGCTGCCCGACGGCCGCACGCTCTTCTCCGACGTCTCCTTCCGCGTGGGGGACGGGGCGAAGGTCGCGCTCGTCGGGCCCAACGGCGCCGGTAAGACCACCCTGCTGCGGATGGTCGCGGGTGAGCTGACTCCCGTGTCCGGGAGCATCGCGCGCAGCGGCGGCCTCGGCGTGATGCGCCAGTTCATCGGCTCGATCAGCGACGGGAGCAGCCTCGCCGACCTGGCGTTGTCGCTGGCCCCACCTGCCGTCCGCGCGGCCGGGGAACGCCTGCGCGCCGCCGAGCGCGCCCTCGACGAGGGGGAACGTTCGCAGCTGCGCTACGCCGACGCGCTCGCGGCGTGGGGCGAGGCCGGCGGGTACGGCGCCGAGGTGGAGTTCGACACGGCCGCCGTCGCGGCGCTCGGCCTGCCGTGGGACCGGGTGCGCGACCGCCCCGTCGCCACGCTCTCGGGTGGGGAGCAGAAGCGCTTCGCGCTGGAGCTGCTGCTGCGCGGCCCGGACGAGGTGCTGCTGCTCGACGAGCCGGACAACTTCCTCGACGTGCCCGGTAAGCGCTGGCTGGAGGAGCGCCTCGCGGAGTCGCCCAAGAGCGTGCTGTACGTCAGCCACGACCGCGAGCTGCTGGCCCGCACCGCGGAGCGGGTGGTCACGGTGGAGGCGGGTTCGGCCCGAACGCACTTCCGGGGAGCCACCGCCGCGGCGAAGCAAGGCGGGGGCTCGCCGGGGACGGCATGGGTGCACCCGGGCGGGTTCGCGTCGTGGCACGCGGCCCGCGTCGCCCGCCACGACCGGCTCGACGAGCTGCGCCGCCGCTGGGACGAGGAGCGGGCCAAGCTGGAGCGGCTCGTCGCGTACTACAAGGCCAAGGCCGCCTACAACGACGGTATGTCGTCCCGCCTGCAGGCCGCGCGCACCCGGCTCGCCAAGTTCCTCGAAGCCGGTCCGCCGCCGGAGAAGCCGCGCGACCAGAACGTGCGGATGCGGCTGCGCGGTTCCCGTACCGGCAAGCGGGCCGTGGTGTGCGAGCAGCTGGAGCTGGACGGGCTGACCTACCCGTTCGACCTCGAGGTCTGGTTCGGCGACCGGGTGGCGGTGCTGGGCGGCAACGGCACCGGCAAGTCGCACTTCCTGCGTCTGCTGGCCAGGGGCGGCACGGATCCGGAGCCGGGTTCGGTACCGGCGAGCGGCCTCGCACTGGCGCCGGTGGCGCACGGGGGTGTGGCCCGGCTGGGCGCCCGGGTGCGTCCGGGTCACTTCTCGCAGACCCACGACCGTCCCGAGCTGGCCGGGCGGGCGCCGCTCGACGTCCTCGTCGGCGGCGACGCGGACCGGCCGGGGATGACGCGAGGTGACGCGATGAAGGCGCTCGCCCGCTACGAGCTGGCCGACCAGGCGGAACAACGGTTCGACACGCTGTCCGGCGGCCAGCAGGCCCGCGTGCTCGTGCTGCTGCTGGAGCTGTCCGGGGCCACCCTGCTGCTGCTCGACGAGCCGACAGACAACCTCGACCTCGCCTCGGCCGAGGCGCTCGAACAGGCGCTCGTCGCCTTCGAGGGCACGGTGCTCGCGGTCACCCACGACCGCTGGTTCACCCGGAGCTTCGACCGGTTCCTGCTGTTCGCGGGCGACGGCGAGGTCCGCGAGACGCCCGAGCCGGTGTGGGAGCCGCAGGACCGCACCGCTCTCCACGCGTGA